In Struthio camelus isolate bStrCam1 chromosome 4, bStrCam1.hap1, whole genome shotgun sequence, a genomic segment contains:
- the LZTS3 gene encoding leucine zipper putative tumor suppressor 3 isoform X2: protein MATLETLPVLSDPTYSSQDNFHAFAPRPSQSTSQSAMGSVGSGVANDQEFAMKSVGTRTQSSSRQTEGSRNGYSTREISNRYSGEEKTYKSEKVSNSLYINGDLRKSEKVKMDICGNVTSNNEKNMPPPPQYREPSNPPKILPISGKLDQNLCPPQSNGVTENRKSLNHANSNSPSAPKSGLDKTSLNRTTNQVGGLSDSGRNSLTSLPTYGTGYSQHVGPMSASTSHINRIGTTYVDKNIVGYNGISTSDSGRSSSKSTSSFNRLNHLNETMPFHSPSTDDIIQDLEDRLWEKEQEVLQMRRNLDKSEAAIFQVFEEKQKIWEREMEDLRQNYANKLQQVSKKAQRAQQALQLQIFKLQQEKKKLQDDMGQLLQQREELEKKFVAFKKEQAEFLPKIEETKWEVCQKAGEISLLKQQLKDSQADVSQKLNEIVGLRSQLKEGKNFLREKEEQILTLKDSYSSKSVNLEICESELQRKMSEVQVLREKLNHCELEVSGLKRTLASMGPPGAFSGDLAEKLRDPLACESDEAKMQRQSEDSVNTLRKEVERLQTELKLERQQREQQVMDFEEERRTWQEEKEKVIKYQKQLQLNYVEMYQKNQLLEHKVNEMNTKATSPPHTEEKKPWTPSRLERIESTEI, encoded by the exons ATGGCCACACTAGAGACGCTGCCAGTTCTTAGTGACCCAACGTACTCCAGCCAAGATAActtccacgcttttgctcccaggCCTTCCCAATCCACCTCCCAGAGCGCCATGGGGAGTGTGGGCAGTGGAGTTGCCAATGACCAAGAGTTCGCCATGAAGAGCGTGGGGACCCGGACACAGAGCAGCAGCCGACAGACGGAGGGGTCTCGCAATGGGTACTCCACCCGAGAGATCTCCAATCGCTACTCTGGTGAGGAGAAGACGTACAAGTCAGAAAAGGTCTCCAACTCCCTCTACATCAATGGCGACCTGCGCAAGAGTGAGAAGGTGAAGATGGACATCTGTGGGAATGTGACCTCCAACAATGAGAAGAACATGCCGCCTCCTCCACAGTACCGAGAGCCCAGTAACCCACCAAAGATATTGCCAATCTCTGGTAAACTAGACCAG AATCTCTGCCCACCGCAGAGCAACGGGGTGACAGAGAACAGAAAGAGCTTGAATCATGCCAACAGCAATAGCCCGTCCGCACCCAAAAGTGGACTCGACAAGACCAGCCTTAACAGGACTACAAACCAAGTGGGAGGCCTTTCAGATTCAGGCCGTAACTCGTTAACGAGCCTGCCCACGTACGGGACAGGCTACAGCCAACACGTGGGTCCAATGAGCGCCTCAACAAGCCACATCAATCGCATCGGAACAACCTATGTGGATAAGAACATCGTGGGATACAACGGGATATCTACCTCAGACAGCGGGCGGTCTTCGAGCAAGAGCACCTCTTCGTTCAACAGACTGAACCATCTCAACGAAACGATGCCTTTCCACTCGCCTTCAACGGATGATATCATACAAGATCTGGAAGACCGGCTGTGGGAGAAGGAGCAAGAAGTCCTCCAGATGCGAAGGAACTTGGACAAAAGCGAGGCAGCCATCTTCCAAGTGTTCGAGGAGAAGCAGAAGATCTGGGAGCGGGAAATGGAGGACCTGAGGCAAAACTATGCCAACAAATTGCAGCAGGTCTCCAAGAAAGCCCAACGGGCTCAGCAGGCCTTGCAGCTCCAAATCTTCAAGctccagcaggagaaaaaaaaactccaggATGATATggggcagctcctccagcagcgAGAGGAGCTGGAGAAGAAATTCGTGGCTTTCAAGAAAGAGCAGGCTGAGTTTCTCCCAAAGATTGAAGAGACCAAGTGGGAG GTGTGCCAGAAGGCGGGTGAAATCTCTCTcctcaagcagcagctgaaggatTCCCAAGCAGACGTCTCCCAGAAGCTGAATGAGATCGTGGGGCTGCGGTCACAGCTCAAGGAAGGTAAGAACTTCCTACGCGAGAAGGAGGAGCAAATCCTCACCCTGAAGGACTCTTACAGTTCCAAGAGTGTCAACCTGGAGATATGCGAGAGTGAGCTACAGCGGAAGATGAGTGAGGTCCAGGTGCTGAGAGAAAAACTGAACCACTGTGAGCTGGAGGTCTCCGGCCTGAAGCGGACACTTGCCAGCATGGGGCCTCCAGGGGCCTTCAGTGGGGACCTGGCCGAGAAGCTGCGGGACCCTCTGGCCTGTGAGAGTGACGAAGCCAAGATGCAGCGGCAGAGTGAGGACAGTGTTAACACACTGCGGAAGGAGGTGGAGCGGCTCCAGACAGAGCTGAAGCTAGAGCGGCAGCAGCGGGAACAGCAGGTGATGGACTTTGAAGAAGAGCGGCGCACATGgcaagaagagaaggagaaagtcaTCAAGtaccagaagcagctgcagctgaaCTACGTGGAGATGTACCAGAAGAACCAGCTCCTGGAGCACAAGGTGAACGAGATGAACACAAAGGCCACCAGTCCCCCACACACTGAGGAGAAAAAACCATGGACTCCCTCCAGACTCGAGCGAATAGAGTCCACCGAGATCTGA
- the LZTS3 gene encoding leucine zipper putative tumor suppressor 3 isoform X1, translating into MATLETLPVLSDPTYSSQDNFHAFAPRPSQSTSQSAMGSVGSGVANDQEFAMKSVGTRTQSSSRQTEGSRNGYSTREISNRYSGEEKTYKSEKVSNSLYINGDLRKSEKVKMDICGNVTSNNEKNMPPPPQYREPSNPPKILPISGKLDQSNEPLVRPSAFKPVVPKNFHSMQNLCPPQSNGVTENRKSLNHANSNSPSAPKSGLDKTSLNRTTNQVGGLSDSGRNSLTSLPTYGTGYSQHVGPMSASTSHINRIGTTYVDKNIVGYNGISTSDSGRSSSKSTSSFNRLNHLNETMPFHSPSTDDIIQDLEDRLWEKEQEVLQMRRNLDKSEAAIFQVFEEKQKIWEREMEDLRQNYANKLQQVSKKAQRAQQALQLQIFKLQQEKKKLQDDMGQLLQQREELEKKFVAFKKEQAEFLPKIEETKWEVCQKAGEISLLKQQLKDSQADVSQKLNEIVGLRSQLKEGKNFLREKEEQILTLKDSYSSKSVNLEICESELQRKMSEVQVLREKLNHCELEVSGLKRTLASMGPPGAFSGDLAEKLRDPLACESDEAKMQRQSEDSVNTLRKEVERLQTELKLERQQREQQVMDFEEERRTWQEEKEKVIKYQKQLQLNYVEMYQKNQLLEHKVNEMNTKATSPPHTEEKKPWTPSRLERIESTEI; encoded by the exons ATGGCCACACTAGAGACGCTGCCAGTTCTTAGTGACCCAACGTACTCCAGCCAAGATAActtccacgcttttgctcccaggCCTTCCCAATCCACCTCCCAGAGCGCCATGGGGAGTGTGGGCAGTGGAGTTGCCAATGACCAAGAGTTCGCCATGAAGAGCGTGGGGACCCGGACACAGAGCAGCAGCCGACAGACGGAGGGGTCTCGCAATGGGTACTCCACCCGAGAGATCTCCAATCGCTACTCTGGTGAGGAGAAGACGTACAAGTCAGAAAAGGTCTCCAACTCCCTCTACATCAATGGCGACCTGCGCAAGAGTGAGAAGGTGAAGATGGACATCTGTGGGAATGTGACCTCCAACAATGAGAAGAACATGCCGCCTCCTCCACAGTACCGAGAGCCCAGTAACCCACCAAAGATATTGCCAATCTCTGGTAAACTAGACCAG agcaATGAGCCCTTAGTTAGACCCTCAGCCTTTAAACCAGTAGTTCCTAAAAACTTCCATTCCATGCAGAATCTCTGCCCACCGCAGAGCAACGGGGTGACAGAGAACAGAAAGAGCTTGAATCATGCCAACAGCAATAGCCCGTCCGCACCCAAAAGTGGACTCGACAAGACCAGCCTTAACAGGACTACAAACCAAGTGGGAGGCCTTTCAGATTCAGGCCGTAACTCGTTAACGAGCCTGCCCACGTACGGGACAGGCTACAGCCAACACGTGGGTCCAATGAGCGCCTCAACAAGCCACATCAATCGCATCGGAACAACCTATGTGGATAAGAACATCGTGGGATACAACGGGATATCTACCTCAGACAGCGGGCGGTCTTCGAGCAAGAGCACCTCTTCGTTCAACAGACTGAACCATCTCAACGAAACGATGCCTTTCCACTCGCCTTCAACGGATGATATCATACAAGATCTGGAAGACCGGCTGTGGGAGAAGGAGCAAGAAGTCCTCCAGATGCGAAGGAACTTGGACAAAAGCGAGGCAGCCATCTTCCAAGTGTTCGAGGAGAAGCAGAAGATCTGGGAGCGGGAAATGGAGGACCTGAGGCAAAACTATGCCAACAAATTGCAGCAGGTCTCCAAGAAAGCCCAACGGGCTCAGCAGGCCTTGCAGCTCCAAATCTTCAAGctccagcaggagaaaaaaaaactccaggATGATATggggcagctcctccagcagcgAGAGGAGCTGGAGAAGAAATTCGTGGCTTTCAAGAAAGAGCAGGCTGAGTTTCTCCCAAAGATTGAAGAGACCAAGTGGGAG GTGTGCCAGAAGGCGGGTGAAATCTCTCTcctcaagcagcagctgaaggatTCCCAAGCAGACGTCTCCCAGAAGCTGAATGAGATCGTGGGGCTGCGGTCACAGCTCAAGGAAGGTAAGAACTTCCTACGCGAGAAGGAGGAGCAAATCCTCACCCTGAAGGACTCTTACAGTTCCAAGAGTGTCAACCTGGAGATATGCGAGAGTGAGCTACAGCGGAAGATGAGTGAGGTCCAGGTGCTGAGAGAAAAACTGAACCACTGTGAGCTGGAGGTCTCCGGCCTGAAGCGGACACTTGCCAGCATGGGGCCTCCAGGGGCCTTCAGTGGGGACCTGGCCGAGAAGCTGCGGGACCCTCTGGCCTGTGAGAGTGACGAAGCCAAGATGCAGCGGCAGAGTGAGGACAGTGTTAACACACTGCGGAAGGAGGTGGAGCGGCTCCAGACAGAGCTGAAGCTAGAGCGGCAGCAGCGGGAACAGCAGGTGATGGACTTTGAAGAAGAGCGGCGCACATGgcaagaagagaaggagaaagtcaTCAAGtaccagaagcagctgcagctgaaCTACGTGGAGATGTACCAGAAGAACCAGCTCCTGGAGCACAAGGTGAACGAGATGAACACAAAGGCCACCAGTCCCCCACACACTGAGGAGAAAAAACCATGGACTCCCTCCAGACTCGAGCGAATAGAGTCCACCGAGATCTGA